In the Brachionichthys hirsutus isolate HB-005 chromosome 1, CSIRO-AGI_Bhir_v1, whole genome shotgun sequence genome, GTCCACGCTGCAATGAGGCCAACACTTCATCCATCGTTCCttcagcaacacaacaaaaaaaaaggaaagcagtcACTTTGATAAAGAATGGAACTGTacagatgtgtgttttcatttcactgctAATGAAGCATCTAAAAATGTCACTACTGGGTCTTATACAGGTCTGGGGCAGGAATCAGAGAGGAACGTTTTCATATTATCCTTAAAGCTAAGAACGTAATTCTGTGTCAGACGGTATCGCCCCCCTGGGGCTGAGAATGTGCATCAGCAGGACCCCCCACCGAGgcaaaccgccccccccccccaagcctcaCAGGGAAGCAGGGAATGTAGAACAGAACAACATGTACGGGTACAGGCTTTTCACTGCCGTAAACAAACCCAAACGAGTTGATGCCTCCGACACTGAACAATAATGCTTTCAGCCAAATCCAGCAATCCGGCGTCACGCCGTGTGCATTTCATGCTCACCGATATTTTGCTTGAGCATGCTCTTGGCTGGAAACGGAGGCTCCTCTCGTTCACGGAGAGGCATCGGTGTGTCCTCCGAGTGCGGCCCACTATGGACACGTGGAGATGATACGGCAGTGGGCAGTGGTGGGGGTGGTGGAGGCGGTGGGTAAAGAGGCGCAGTAAGGCAGGACGTTGCAGGGATGTGTTTAGGCTGCTGCTTCTTGGCTACTTTACTGCGTCTGGGTGCAGGACGGATGGAGGCGGGGCCATCAGACGGGCCCAGGCTGATAATGGACAGCGGTTGGGAGGTGCACGAAACGTCCGAAAGAGACATCCTAGAGTGAGGAGTCTTCAGGATGTACTGGCCTTGTCGCTTCTTGAAAAGAAGATGGGAGGAAATGTCTTAACAATAGAACAATATCTTGTCTGATGTCGTCTGGAAGACACAACAGTCTTTTAAGTAGCTTTCACGGTGACCAACCTCAACAGGTGGACAATATTTTaaagtcacagaaaaaaagaaaaacatccaaGAAATTGATCAGTTGGTATTTGAACATTTAAATCAGAGGTTGAGACACAGGCGGCAGGACTTCAGGACAAATGTCATtttgctgctctggacaccatGATTTCAAAAAATAGAACAACATGGAGATCATTTAAGCTCAAATGTTCCCACAGTGTAAATTTAACTGTCCAGTGGTTTTGCGTACATGTAGACTAAAAGTAGGCGGGACTATTTATTGATATATTCTTAAACCGAGGCGAGGGAGACAAGCGTCCGCTCCGCTGTGTTTGATGTAAATGTTACCTGGTATGTAAAGAAGAGACGAGAAAGAACTCGAGTTCGAGGCGGTTTCaataacaaaatgtgtttcctgcAGACTGGCCTGTTTACAACACACGAGCTGGCAGAGAAGTAGATATGGAGCAGAGCAGATGGAAATGTGGCGGCTGCTAAGAACAACGGTAAACTATCCTGTGCTGGtgtccacgggggggggggtcagagagccGCTGACGAAAGGTGTCTTTATTCAGAGCACCTTTTTTCTGAACTATTCAGCAATACGCTGTGGTCATCACACACTTTCCAGGAAACCGGTCCTATATTAGATGGGACTCATCACCCCGTTACCGTGGCAATCAGGGAAATGAGGGAGAGACGCTTGTTCCGAGTCCACCCTGAGTGTTATCAGCCATAACAGACAGAAGAGCCCATTAGTGGGAGCTGACTGGTCGGACACGGAGTGATGCTGGTTATAGTAGTGACTTCATCACCCTGCAGGTTGTAAGTGTGCTGCTCTGTGCAGCCAACCGTCTGTTCAGCATCTGACCGGCATTAGCTGCCTGGCTAATGCCGGTCAGAACCAcagtgaagcccccccccccccccccccccctctctttaaCAGCACTCCACAATGAGCCGCCCCTTAAATGTTTGGCATCAGAGCATCTTCCTTAACCATAGTTTCAGACTTTCCACTTTGCTGAAACCTCATGGACAACCTTTAGTGTAACGACAGCAGAGCGCATGCACAAACCACAACACTCCTCTGAACGCCCCCCACCATGGAGgctgaaacaaaaataatcacatttgaaATTTTGAGGGGGAGTCCTGAATGAAACCGGGGCCTCTGGAGTTTCATTAACAGACGAGGATCTGCAGagggaggcagagcagagacaaTGAGTCTGACCTCTCTAAAGGATCTTAATCTGCTCAGAGTCTTCTCTCGCTCCTGGTCCACCcactctttcctcctctgctcctcctcctgcctcctctctcgTTTCTATGGAAAGCAGAGGCATAGGTGTGAGACAGAGAAGCGGTTTTCTTTCGGAGCTTCTGCGAGTGCAGTAGCATTTTATAGAACCTCTGCATGCATGGCCAGCCGACACAGACAGCCACGGTGACGTACCAGCTGGACCTGGTGATGCTGGTCGAAGAGCATGGAGCTCTGCTtagcctgcagctgcttctgctcATGAGCCGCCATACActgatcctaaaaaaaaaaaaaaaacaggcacacTTCAGTATCCTCCAAAAACATATTAACAGACAGCTGTTTGATATAAAATCTTTAGCCAGAAATTAGTGAATGTGAATGTGGAAGAAGATGCCTGCCACCCTAACGGTGCTAAAATGTTCCATtctaaacaaattaaaacaatgtGGTAACTGGAAAGTATATCTTACAAATCGAAGGGGACAGACAAGAACCAAAAGGACTAAAACAGGCAGCAATCATTATGATGGGCCCCCGAGAGTGTCTTCTGGGAATAAATGAACATCGAGGGAACTGAAACTCAGAGCAAACCTTTTTGTTGCGGAGATAAGCTCTCTGGGCGCAGATGGTGCCTCGTTTGGCCTCTAACGTCTGCAGGCGTCTTTTGAGCTGCCTGACAGCTGGAGAGTCTGCTTGCTGTGTACCTGTGTGGACCatgctctgcagctcctccagatcTTCACACACGTCGTAGTACAccacctcctccttcagctctaaaaacacaaaacacactcactCAAAGTCCCGTCTGCATTCTGTATTCAACGCTGTGGGATGCCACCATGGAAACCGATCTCTCTGTCGCTAGTGCCACGGCTCATTGATGAAGACGTGCGTAAGCCTATGAATACTCTGGTGCCAAATAAGTGACAGGGGCGCATCGTCACGACAACAGAAGTTCACACCAAGCAGAGCTGGGACTGTCCCGGGACTCGGCCTGACGTCAATCAGAGACGTTTTTCCACGCACTTTAGAAACGGGTTTTATTCCCTGTTTTGGTGACAAACTTGCTTCTGAGACAATAAAAAGAAAGCTGGTCAACATAAGGACCCGAGTGAGACGTTATTCACTTTCTGcaccacaaaaacaaatcctgggTCATCTGTCTGGGTTTTAAAGTCTTCACCAAAGAAGAAGGGTTCTACCAAGATAATTATTGAATTCAATTTATTTAGCTTTGATTACGGAATCTTTTTTTGAACTACTTTTGAATCACTCCTTAAACTCACTAGCCCACTTTGATTTGTagtattttacatttctctctTCTCCCAGCTTGTTTCCTGGTAGAGAAACCAAAGAGTCATGCAGAGTCCCACGACTCGGGGACCAATGTTCCCGTCTCAGGAGGAGCAATTAGGaaaatatttacacaaacaaattaCTTCCCTGAAGTAAAACCTGTGACCTTAAAAACAGAATCATCATAATGTCATCCAATACATTAGCCTCATAAGAAAACTCTGTCATTTTAAAGCATTATTAAAACTGAGTCCTGATGCTGTTAATTCACCTCTAATGTAAGGACCCTTGACTGTTTCAATTTGCAACTGTGTGCCGTGGTATCCGAGTAATTTTAAAAGTAAGAGTACAAGAGGCCAGCATACTGATATCAGGTGTATCTCTAACTATCATACATCCCAAGGAAAGATGGCAATCTGAATGAGGGCATTTAGATTCCAATTACAGTCTCAGTGGCAGAAccgattaaatacatttaaacttTCTTAACCCTCATTAAAGTAGAACTCGCTTCCGTTTCTACTACGACTTGTTGACAGTAGACTGCGGTACCTTTAATCTGCCGCCGCAGGCCGTCTGCTTGggccaccagcagctgctcctcgTTCTTCAGGATGTCAAACTTTGTTTCGTAAAGTTCTAGTTGAGCTTCATAGaactgcagctccagctggtcCACTGTGTCCTGATGGTTTCTGTCCTCAGACACAGACAGGCCACCCAACTGCACCACAgggacaaaaatatatatatttttatggcTTTGGATATCACAAGCACGCAGGTGAACAGTTTATTGTTGAGGATCTAACCTAAAGCTGCGTTTCGTATGCAGCTGAACGCGCCATGGCTTCAGTTAATCGCTATAAATCCATTTTTATTATATGATGAAACAAACACCGGCTTTCAAGTTAGAcataaatgttatgtgtgcttgaCATATAGACTATGAGCTGACATTATAATGACTATACACACTCTGAATCATGCTGAATATAAACACACCCTGCcataatcatatatatatatatacgtatatcATTATGTGTATATAATACACACATGCTAAATGTAAAGCCGTCATCCTGGGACATCTGCAAGGACACTAAGAAGAGTCAGAGTTAATCTGTCTTCAGACGTTGTGTAGGTGTAGCCCCTTGTTCTCACTATAACCTGAAAACGTCATGGAAACGTCACAGTGTCAGATACTGCCAGGATCCTGATGCCTGATTTTAAAGAGcctaatcaataaataatgcagccgggtgaggtttgttgttttctgtaaaAAAGCGTCACATAATatagcagcacccccccccccccgccctcacTGACCTACCTGCTACTTTCAGATATGCATAGCCTTGCATGTTTTCAGCATGCGCATACACACAGGCTCGATCACTTATTCATGCAAGCAGGTTTTGGAGGCATGTCGAGGGAATCCACTGCATTTTAACAGAGGGTTTATAAATAGATGAAAGGACTACAGAAGCAAGAGATCCAAATCTGACTGGAATACCAAGCGGAATAAAAGAAATGGAGCAAGTAGGCAGTGTGTGACATCAACAGAATCACAACCAGGAGGAAAGCTCTGGAAATGGAGATTTGGCTGACAAGCAAAGTCTCCATGGGAATTCAATAAGCCACTATAATATGTGTAGTCTAATTACACAACCACTGGAGATGCAGTGCTTCTTATGGCTCGGTGACACACTGACCTTCTCTCTAATGCCGTCTTTCTTGCGGTTGAGGCACATCTCTGCGGTTCTCATGTGCTGCAGGGTTTCTTTGGCCAACAGGAAGCGTAGTTTCTCCAGTCTGGGAGCTGCGCACGCCCAGGCAGCAGCTCCAAAACGACACTtatcctcctccatctgcttcaACATACCTGAAAAATCAACAAACACGAGCGTCAGCACAGAATTAACGCTGAAATCTGGAAAAGGTCAGAATAAAAGGGCCAGATTCAGGGATTTCTCTTTCCATAACCTTTTACAGTGTGAGATAGAAGCTTACTGGGTCTGGTTAAAAAACGGAATACTTTGTATTGTGCTCCCCTGAGGGCCCGTCGAGTTTCATTATGTAAATACTCAACACGTCTATTTACTTTTAGATAATTATGACATGTTATGTCGatactgtgtgtctgttttgtgtcATTAATATAATATGCCGTAGTGCACGTCATTTCCTTACTGGTGAGGAATGACAAGATGAAAGTCGTTCATTATTTCCTCCAAACATAAAGAAGAGAAGTAAACACTGCAACTCATACCAGCCAGAGCCTTTGAAGTCTGTGCGAAGTAGGTGACAGTGATGTCCTGAATAGAGGCAACGGCGTCTTTTGCTTTCCTTCTCcactcctcagcctccattTCCAGAGTCGCAATTCTCCGAGGACCCAAGTCCTCAAACTCCAAAGACTTCTGCAGAGAAAACCCACAAGCAGCACAGTGGACAGCTttaacacagacttcctgtcaTCGGAGTTCAGACTCATTTTATATCCAGCTACCAAAAAAGTCGTATTTAAGGTCTTTGTAAAAGCTGCCACTCTTGGCCTTGTTCGGTAAAATGTCTCAACAACGGTGAGACTGAAgatctctgtctgatcacaAAGCAACTTCATTACGTGTGGCTTCCTCCCATCTACCAGTCCCCTGGAATCATGAGGGTTGTTGTCTTCATTGTTGAACTACAATCTGATGTGGCTCAGGAAGAGATATTCAAGGCCCTGGAATTGTCTTTTATGTTTTATACACGTCACATCTCTCCTAGCGCCAGTcagccaaataaaaaaaaaatgcaggcgCCTTGAATAAAATTAGAATGTCTACAGTCTAAATATTTCAGAGACATTTGGAAGTGTGTGAACAAAGCCTCATAAGAGTCATATGAGAAGTGCTAGTATTTATATAACTGCTGTAAGACAACATGGAACCCAGGTCCCGCTCTACATGCCATTACCCTACACACATTCATTGAAGCAGGCACCGAACCTGTCCCGGTTCCTTTGTCATCAGGCCGTTGGGCTTTAAAGGACCTGCCTGGAGCCTATTTTCATAGTCGtgcatgtttttattatgtCCAGTCTTTATATTTAGTATGCAAATGTGTTCAACCGTATTCATTACCTCTTTGCTGATATACTCTTgtgtctcttgtttttatttgatctgaacttttcctttttccttctgTTGAGCATGACTGTTTGGTGTAAATATgttccgggttcgaatcctttCTGTGCGGAATTTGTATGCGTGCATGGAACATGGAGCTTAGGTGAACTGGTCACTGCAAATTGTCTGTTTTAAAGGTGCTATATAAACAACTGGAGATGGAGTGGCAAATATGTAATAGCTTGGATCTGACAATATCTGTTAACAGATTTGGATTTTAGTAGGAATCTTCCACCTGTTttgtgtaaaacatttattttgccgTCTAAATGGAGAATACAATGACGATCCTGTAAATAAACGTACCAGGATCTCCATCTTGTATAGGCAGGCCAGCTCTCTCATGTCCCTAAAAGGCTGGAGCAGATACTGGAAGAAGGTGGTTGCCACAGTGACCAGGTCCTGGTAggcttcgtcttcctcctcgtaGGTGCCGAGCAGGGCAACCATTCGATCGGTGGTGCCGTGGCCGTGCAGCAGCTGTAATCACAGCAAACACGAAACCTTTTCGGCTCAGGAATGAACTGCTGGTGATGTCAGAACATGCAGAACTCCAACTGTAATGCAGACAGCAAAGGTTCGGACTGCTCCCAGCCCTGAAACACCAACGGTGCGGCGCTAGGCGTGCAGAAAAACGCTCAGAAACCAGAGAGGCTCTACCCGTTTGGTCTCAAATGTCTATTTTAGATTGCCACCGAAGGCAAATTCAATAATTTCTCTATTATAGTAATATTCCCTGAGAAGCAAAATGATTCAACTCTAATTAAAAGTAAGGTTattgacaaaataatttaattactaCCATTTGCCAGCTGTTTGCAATAACCAAATCACACAAGAATGGTTCAATTAAACACAACTGATAGtacaagtgtaaaaaaaaaatacaaattttaCTGACTGCTATGACCTTGAAaggacccgaacccgaacccgaacccgaacccttTGGCTTGCAGAGACTCTTCCGCTCCAGGTGTGATTGGATCCCCGATCCACTCACCTGCCTCAGGTGACCTTTGGCCCTCGACATCTCCTCCTGCATGCTCTTCCTTTTGAACTCCTGGAGATTCTCAAAGTATTGATCGACGTCCCGCTCGTCCTGCGCGAACAGCGTGTCGAGGACGATCTTTCTCCCGCACACGTCGAGAGCCGCGCTGAAATACTTCTCCAGTTTCCTGCACGGCGCGTCCAAGTCGGTCTCGTCGTCTTTGACGCTCGACCCCCGACTCTGGAAGAGCACATCCCAAATGTTGCCGTCTTCGAACGCCGACAGGTCCGGGAAGCATCCCCACAGGATGTCCGCCACGCACGCCAACTGCCGGTGGACACGTTTCACGTCGTCCACGGAGAAGAGTCCAGCCCAGCTCGTCGGAGGGTCGTCGGCCTCGCGCTTGTGCTTCTGCCGCTGTAAGGTCCGGTTGTGGCAGGTGACGGCGAGCTTCCGCTCGATGACGCTCCACTGGACGATGAAGCCCAGCCTGAACGCCTCGGGTTCTTCAAACAGGCTACTCTTGACGGCCACCCAGCCCTCCAAACTGTCCGGCCGCTCACAGTCCATGCTATACCCGTGTTTTAAGATGCTTCACTTCggcctcaaaaaaaaaaaaagcagctgcgAACTCTGTTTACGACGTCCGCCATTGGCGTGACGTCAGCTGCCTTCAGGTGACATCGGAAACATTCGTAACGCTTTCGAAAACAGGAAGTTAGAGACGAACCTGGAATCAGaatgtctatttatttttatcacacTTGTTCGTAATCGATATTGTCACAGAAGAAAAAGCGGAAACTCGGAAATATATGCGTTTCTAGACGACAGTTGAAGTACAACTTAATTTATCTGACTAAAACACACAATGTATCCCCAGTAATCTTCCATTCCTTATTTATACAAGTAACTAAACCTTCGCGGAAAAAGAACCATCCTCTAAATTCATTATTGTGAGTACTGTAATAGCAAATTAACGATCAAACGCGGTTGACGTTCTAATCTGAGGCTTTACGAGGCTCTTGAAAGCACCATAAAGTTCCCAGTGTTGTtttgaactttgacctttgaaTCACATGTTCGGGGATTTTCCAGATCCCGCAAATCAATCAAAGAAATTGTTAATACGAACCCGGCAGGTGGAACTAACGACACTTTAACGCTGCTAATAAAACCCAGGCGGCTCATGATCTGGATTCTGTTCTGAACAAAGAACTTCCTTCATGGACGCCTGACCTAACCCATGCGCAATTTGACTCGCGTCTATTTTTGTCGCAGTTTCTGCTCGAGGCTCTGCCTGTTTGCGGAGTTTCTTTCGTCGGACTCCACTGCTGGCGTGAAATGGTTGCTGAGAACCGACTGGCTTCCTGAATTCTCCAGGTAAATTCGCAGTTAATGATCTAATCAATAGGCAGTAGCGTCAAGGAAAGTTTCTTTCTCAAGTGTGACGCTGCAGCCAATGTTAGTTTTTTTGAGATTCCAATCTGATGTTTCTTGTGTGTTGATGCCAGAATTTCAGAACATCATTCTAAATGGCTGTTGGTATATTATCAGCGTGTCATTCATcagcctctctcctctctggtaGTTATTCTCATGGACCAGGGTGAGATCAGAGGAGCCAGACTGGATGTGATTACTGAGGAAGTTGAGCACCAGGACTTAAACAGAACGTCAATCACCATGGAGCCCTACAATGACCGGGGGGAGCCCGGTGCCCAGAGGTTCCCTGTGGGCACCGGTGAGGGCAGCTCTCCATCTCCCACCGGGGCAGACGATGGGCATGATGAAGATAGCATCTTTAAAGATGGAGAGATTGAGGTAGGGCCACTAAACACAGCTTCGGCCCATGATGTGTGAGTgaaacatttaatatattttgtatGTCCATTACATTTTTCAGCTTGGCCTTTTTGAGAatgttaatataaaaaaaaacaaattagccATGATATTATTGCACTTATGTTTTGACTGACTTTTGCCCTTTTAGATCTCTTTGTAGCTAAGATGGAACGTCtacatgaagggggggggggttattatcGAGCCACAGACGTTTGCAGAAATGGTTGCGCATATGTTTGTCTTAAAATAAGAAAGTCTAGAAGTCTGACTTCATTTGTTTTCAGACTGAGAGCACAATAATCAGGAATCGTTTACAAGAGAAGGTTGCTGAGATGGAGCACTTTGCAGGACATCTGGAGGAAATCTTTCTCACCGTGGAGGTAAATGTCATatgcacaatttattttattgaggcAGCGTGCTAGAATGCGTTTTTGACTTAGTTTTTTTGTAATTGTGTCAGCATCTTGTATTAATTCCTTTGATGTTGTTTCATTGAACTGACAAACACATCGTCCCCGGAGACCCAAACTCAAGAATAAAATGCGCCCATTACATTAATCACTTCTTGTGATCTGCCATGATCCCCTCACTTTTGCATTCCTTCACGGTCATCTCTACGTATGAACAGGAGAATTTTGGCCGTCGGGAGCAGCATCTGGAGCAGCACTACAACGATGTGCTTCAAACGTTGTCTCAGCGATACGATGAGAGGTCATCTGGACTCGAGCAAGAGAAGAAGGGCAAGTTGGAGGGTCTGTACGGTCAGCTGCTAACTTGTGGTCAAGCAATGGATGCCTCCAAGGAGCTCATTGAGATGGCGCAAGAGATCCACCGCAGCCAAGACAAGAGGCTCTTCCTGAAGGTGCTTGTAGCACGCGATGTACAGTCGCATAAATAATGGTCAAATGAGAAAGGTGCGTCCACATGACTCAGTTCCAATTCTGATATTTGGCTTTCATTAACAGGCTGTTATGCCAGCCATTAAAAGGTAATTATGATGCACAGAGTGAGTTTGCCACGTGGTGTGACGTTTCAGTGACTGCAGTGTGAGACTAACCAGTATACCAGTAGAATAGTTCAAATTGTTTCCTAACAATATTATTCTCACTCTGCACAAATACCAGACTTTTTTCTCAGCCTATGAAGTAGCGTAATCCTGCAGTTTATTGGAAACATTCTCCACAGTTGGAGGTACTTGATTTTCCCTTGATAAATAATGTTATTTCACAATCAACTAATAACTGTTGAggagtagaaaataaaaaaatacatatgaaAACAAATTAACTTAAGTGTTGTAGAATGGAAGTAGAGTttcataaaattaaaatactcAGGTAAAGCATAGACATTGAATTTGTAGTTTAATATATTTCACCCCTGGAACAGAGGAAATGTTCTTGGAAAACATATTTACATAAAGATTTTTAATCAACGGTGAATTCCATCCGCTGCAGATGAACCAGGAAAGCCCAGTCTGACCGGCCCGAATGAACGGCACGGCATGAGCTGGTTTTCCTTCGTGCCAAATTTTGGTGCTCAgatctcattttctcttttgtgtCTCTCTAGAATTGAGGCGTTCGCCAAAGATGAGCTTGACCTTACATTGGCCGCAGATCTTGAGTTTAACACACCGCTAGCTGACCTGTCAGATGTCAAAACCATGATGGACTCGATTAACGTTGTTCCAGGTCTGATTTACTGCTCAACTTTCTCCTACCATGCAGAGATGAAGGTAAATGTCTGCAGTTTCCTTTGGCGCAGTGGTGCCTGCAGACATGTTAACCAGCTATTTACTGCTGCACGTATTTTATACACAGGCCAACGGCCAGTGTGTCAATACTAGTGCGATGATCTCATGAAAACAACACAGAGATGGCCCCGTATGTAATTTAATGCGAGTTCAATAAGATATATTTTAGACATAGTTCATTGTTTTTGAGCTCAGCCAAAGAATGACTGGAAATAGAATGGGATAGAGACACTGGTGATGGTGGAAACCAGTACGGGTAGGTGGATGACTACCAGCTGAAACAATCTGAACATTGTGTAACAAAATTACAAGGTTATAGTGGAATTTAAAGAACTACAATTGATCTCGGACTGATTTGGCCTCAGTAATGCAGGCGTAACAATCATTGCTTTGAATGCTTTATGCAGTAGACTAGagccaaaataaatatttaaagttgACTCTAgagtaataaagaaaaaaacctgGGTGAAAAAGGTAAACTGAACTTTCCCCAAAGCTCATCGGAGGCTAGTATATTTAGTTAAAAGTCATATTTGATTCTCTTCCAGTGATGATCTTAATCAGCATCTATTAATACTTTTGATGCGACTGCACAGCAAAGTGAAGCTAATAATGTTTCTCCCGCATGGCAGCTCCATCTGCCCCAGTAATCAACCCCCAGATACCCAACTCTGCCACCCAAACCTCTCTgcgggtctgctggagcttGTTCTCTGACGACACGGTGGAGTACTACGAGCTGTACTATAGACCGGTACTGGAGGACACACCAGTCGACAGCGCCAGCGCACGCGGTATAACCGAGACACCATCTATTCTACAGGGATTATATAATCTATATCCTATAGAAGCTACTGACGTTTGCTGCCATTTCGATCAGCGTTCACATCTGTTTGCGTTTCAGTAAGCAAGGCAGAAGTGAAGGAGACCCACTGCACCGTGACAGATTTGCTGCCCAATGCTCAGTATGAACTGTGGGTGACTGCAACCAACACCACAGGCATCAGCCCGGCGAGTGAAAAGGCCTTCTACATGACGGGTAAGAAACGTCACACTCCTACATCTACGCGAGAAGTCTACGTCTGTTCTTCTATTATACCGCCGCTCACTTGAACGCATctctattttgtttttggactccAGCCTCACGATTGGTTccgaatgttttttttctgtgcagtGCCGTCACCTCCAGCGATAAAGCAGAGGGAGTGCACCAGCTGCCCGGAGGCCGCTCTGATCCGCTGGGAGTCGGGCAACGCCGATCCTGTCGACTCTTACACTGTTGAGTTCAGTGAGATGGGCGCTGATGGCGTTACAGAGTAAGACCTGCTGCTGACACGCCTCCAGATTAGTTAATATGTAAATGCCAAGTCTTATTTAGCATTCTGCTAACTTAAAGGTGAAGCTATGGAGACCACGCTGGTTATTCAGACACGATGCCCCCACCCCATGACGACTCCTCTCTCTGTGTAACCAGAAACACCAGATTTTGAAAGCTTCTTTGTTAGAAAGCTTTAAAcattgtacttgatccacacaACCAGAGACCACAATTTCAGAAATGCTCaggttttttaaaaaaaggcaataTTGTTGAAGCTGTGAGGAGCTGGAAAgtattttaaatgacttttcAATGAA is a window encoding:
- the LOC137897146 gene encoding WASP homolog-associated protein with actin, membranes and microtubules — its product is MDCERPDSLEGWVAVKSSLFEEPEAFRLGFIVQWSVIERKLAVTCHNRTLQRQKHKREADDPPTSWAGLFSVDDVKRVHRQLACVADILWGCFPDLSAFEDGNIWDVLFQSRGSSVKDDETDLDAPCRKLEKYFSAALDVCGRKIVLDTLFAQDERDVDQYFENLQEFKRKSMQEEMSRAKGHLRQLLHGHGTTDRMVALLGTYEEEDEAYQDLVTVATTFFQYLLQPFRDMRELACLYKMEILKSLEFEDLGPRRIATLEMEAEEWRRKAKDAVASIQDITVTYFAQTSKALAGMLKQMEEDKCRFGAAAWACAAPRLEKLRFLLAKETLQHMRTAEMCLNRKKDGIREKLGGLSVSEDRNHQDTVDQLELQFYEAQLELYETKFDILKNEEQLLVAQADGLRRQIKELKEEVVYYDVCEDLEELQSMVHTGTQQADSPAVRQLKRRLQTLEAKRGTICAQRAYLRNKKDQCMAAHEQKQLQAKQSSMLFDQHHQVQLKRERRQEEEQRRKEWVDQEREKTLSRLRSFREKRQGQYILKTPHSRMSLSDVSCTSQPLSIISLGPSDGPASIRPAPRRSKVAKKQQPKHIPATSCLTAPLYPPPPPPPPLPTAVSSPRVHSGPHSEDTPMPLREREEPPFPAKSMLKQNIGTMDEVLASLQRGQIQLKKVPPPRSVPAVVDLRSNLMLAIRQGVTLRKVVPAQPDVPSNGDNELERSIKAAMMRMKKVSADSDSDEEARGDDTESTDWDS
- the LOC137908260 gene encoding fibronectin type III and SPRY domain-containing protein 2, producing MDQGEIRGARLDVITEEVEHQDLNRTSITMEPYNDRGEPGAQRFPVGTGEGSSPSPTGADDGHDEDSIFKDGEIETESTIIRNRLQEKVAEMEHFAGHLEEIFLTVEENFGRREQHLEQHYNDVLQTLSQRYDERSSGLEQEKKGKLEGLYGQLLTCGQAMDASKELIEMAQEIHRSQDKRLFLKAVMPAIKRIEAFAKDELDLTLAADLEFNTPLADLSDVKTMMDSINVVPAPSAPVINPQIPNSATQTSLRVCWSLFSDDTVEYYELYYRPVLEDTPVDSASARVSKAEVKETHCTVTDLLPNAQYELWVTATNTTGISPASEKAFYMTVPSPPAIKQRECTSCPEAALIRWESGNADPVDSYTVEFSEMGADGVTESIVAVPNCQSLIQLQAGRRYLISVRAVNIGGPSNRSEVVTVSTTGTFFHLLEDTAHPCLSVSPDGFTIFNGDEEQPISAMGLDDNTFTRCVAVLGDLIPVRGRHYWEVEVDEATEFRIGVAYEDTERSSYLGANNSSWCMRHILTPSRHKYEFLHSGWSPDLRITVNPERIGVALDYQRGTLSFFNVDLEQHLHTFQCHFQHYVLPCFGLDNPGALTVHNGIEAPEYTLV